The Gloeobacter morelensis MG652769 genome contains the following window.
CTACGACCTCACCATCGAAAGCCCACCCCCACCGCCGGCCACCCCGCCGGGCCAGGGCGGGCGGGCCGCCCCGCCGCCCCCCGGTCCGAGCCGCCGCCCGGCTCCTACTACCCCCAACGGCCGCCCCGGCGCGCCACCTCCCAAACCTGTCCAGGGCACCCCAAAACCCCTGCCCCCCAAGCCGCCCGCGCCGGGCCAGCCCGGCCCAAAACGCCCCGAGCCCCCGCCTGCGCCGCCCGCATCCTCTTCGCCATAAAGACCCATGAGCCAACTGTTCCCCGCCCCACCCATCCGTCCTTTCGAACGCCTGCAGGCCGCCGACGGTCTGCTCATCAACGCCGAGCGCTGGCGGCGCGCCCACGAGTACCACCGACTGCGCCAGGGCATGCACTACCAGGCGCTCAACCAGCCGGGGATCGTCTGCGGCCTGGGGGTGCAGGCGATCACCGCCCCGAGCGACGTCAAGGCCGAATATCGCGACGGGCGCTGGGTGCGCATCCAGCCGGGGATCGCTATCGACCTGGTGGGCAATCCGATCGTCGTTCCCCAGCCCATCGACTTTCGCATCGCCGTCGAACTGGCCGACAACGAGCCCGCGATGGTCTATCTGGTGGTCAAGTACGTCGATCCCGACGACTTGCGCCGCGAGGAGCGCCGCGACATCGTCCAGGAGACGTTCCGTGTCGATGAAAAAAGCAGCCCCCCTGAAGAACTGGAAGTCGAAGTTTGCCGGGTGCTGTTGCAGCCTGGGACCGTGCAGCTCGAAAACCCGCGCGAAGTTTTCTTTCCGGGCTACAGCAACATCGACCTGCGCTTCCGGCTGCAGGCGCAGCCGCGCCCCCAGGCCCTGATCAGCATGGCGGTGGTCAACCACCCCGACCCCGACGGCACCCGCCACTTCTTCAACCTGCCCCATTTGCTCCGGGCCACCGGCGCACTCTATCCGGCCCTGCAGGGGGTGGGCGAGGTGGGCCAGGTGAGCTTCGACGAAGCGGAGGATTTAGAAGCCCATGACCTGCTGTACCTGACCGGTCGCCAGCCGCTGGTGCTCAATAGCCGCGAATTCGAAGCGCTCAAAGGCTACCTCGACCGCGGCGGAGTGCTGATGGTGGACGCCCCTGCCGACGCCGTTCCCCTGGTCGAGAGCGTGCTGGCCCTCGCTCAGCAACTGGAGACCCCTCTTGAATACCTCGAACGTCTGCGCCGGGATCACCCGCTGCGCACCCACCCGTTCTTGTTCTCGGCGCTGCCCGCGATCAACCAGCAACCTTTGCGGCTGCTTAGCGGCGGCGGCATCGTACTGACGATCGGCGAACTGGCCGCCGCCTGGGGCATCGACGACAACTTTGCCCTCTCGCGCCTGGCCATCCGCACCGCCCACGAATTGGGCATCAATATCCTGGCCTACGCCTGGCGCAGGCGGCAGCTGTTTGCCCTGCAGGGCACGGACGCCGCCTGGACGGGCGGGGCCTAAAAGACGGCGCTATGGCCTGCCGGGAGTTGTCCCTAGCAGCCCCTACCCCGGACCGACCGCCCCACAGCCAGGGGGCAGGGCGATCCATCGTCCCGAGGGCCGGAGTAGTAATAGCAGTCAGCCCACAAGCATGAGGGAGCGAGCCATGTCCAACTTCTTTAAAGACTTCATGAACGTGGAGAGTTTCATCTACAGCACGTGGATGAACCTGTTCGGCGGGGCGTTTTCCCGGCTGACCCGTCCCCAGTCCGGTGCCAGTTCGGTGGTGCCTGGCGTAGCGGCCCCCCCGCGCCCCGGTATGCGCCCGCCGCAGCGCCCCGGTGCCCCCGCTCCCCAGCGCCCCGGCGTCCCGCCTGCCCAGGGAGCCGCGCCGCAGCGCCCCGGTGCCCCCGCTCCCCAGCGCCCCGCGGCGGGTGCCCCCGGCCCGCGCCCGCCCGCTGCTCCCCAGCGCCCGGGGATGCCCCCCGGCATGCCCGCCCCCAACCCGAACCGGCAGTTGGACAAATCCGCCCAGGGGGCGCAGCTGTTCGGCATGAACATCAACAATTTGCCCCAGATCCCCGGCCTCAACGCACCGCCCAGCGGCAAGGGCAACGCTGCGCAGACCCGCGCCGAACAAGAAATTTATTTGCTCAAGGCGCGCGGCATGAACTTTGTTTCCCAGGGCGTCCACCGCTCCTTCAGTCAGATGTACACCAACTTGCGAAGCTTCTTCGAAAGAAGGGCGTGAGCACCCGCCGCGGCCACCCCCAGCCCGCCTAGCCAACCCGCACCCGTATGGAAAAACGCGTTATCAGCGCTGTGCTCTCGGAGCAGGCGGTCACCTACCGCCCCGGTGGTCCGCCGGTCACTTTTGAGGTGACCGTCAGCAACGACAGCAACCAGTTCGCGGGATTCAAACTGGAGTTGGTGGCGGCGGGGACGGGGCGCAATCCCAACTGGTACCAGCTTTTTCCGGAAGTCTCCACCGCCAAGCCCCCCGGCAGCCGCACCCAGTTTCAGGTGACGATCGTCGATTCGCCCATCCCCGGTTTTGTCGGGGCGATCAACGTCACGATCTTGATCACCTCCCCGCAGCTCAAGGAGGAGCGCAAGTACCTGCTGCGGCTGATTGTCGAAGCAGGTTCGGGGCCGTCGCAACTCTTGGTCGACCTGCCGGTGCGCCAGTTTCAGACCTATCCGCGCAACCCCGTGGACATTCCGGTGCGGGTGCGCAACCTCAGTCAGCGGCCGGTGGATATCGTTTTGCGCTTTTTGGGAATCGACCCGGTCTGGCTGGCCACCGGCACCGAGCGGCGCTTCGTCGTCGAAGCGGGCGCGCTGGCGGATGTCGCCTTTCAATGCCTGCCGCCGGGGCCGAACCAGGCCCTCGGCCAGGAGTATCCCTTCGCAGTCGAAGCGCTCCCCCAGAGCGGGAGCGCCGCGCGTGCGGAAGGGTCGCTGGAGGTGCTGCCGGTAGGCTTCGTGCAGTTCAATTGCAGCGAACCGCGAAAACGTCTGCCGGAGAAAGGTGGCGCCTGGTGGCCCGACTGGAGCGAGCTTGCCGCCACCTTTCCGTTGCTGTTTAAAAACGCGAGCAACCTGCGCCAGGAGGTGAGCGTCGCCGTCGAAGGCCGCGACAGCGGCAGGTGCGCCGCCCGCACCGAACCGCCCCAGGGAGTGCTGGGGGTCTCCACCACCACCGAACTCAAACTCGAAATCACCCGCAAGCGCTCGCTATTCGGTCTCCCCAAGACCCTGCAATTGGAGGCGGTGGCGGTCCTGTCCGACGAGCGGCTGGGAGGTGCCGATCCGCCCTCCCAGAAACTCGAACTGCGCGTGTTGCCGAAGTTGCCCGTCTGGATGCAGGTATTGTCCGTTGCACTCACGTTTATCTCGGGCAGTTGGGGGGCAGTCACGGTCCACGAGCATTTCAATCCCCGCGCCCACACCGACCTGGTCAATTCGGTGCGCGTCAGCGGCGACGCGCGCATGGTCTACAGCGCCAGCGACGACCGCACCATCCGCAGCTGGCGCGTCGGCAAAGAAGGGGGCGATCTGAGCTACGAGGGCATTCTGGTCGATACCGGCAGGCCCGTGCGGGCGCTGCGCTTTATGCCCAAGAACAACAGCCAGCTGGCCGCCGGGCTCGAAAACGGAGCAGTGCAAATCTGGAACGTCGCCACCGGCGAGAAGCTGCGCCAGCTCGACTACCAGCCGGAGGTGGACGACCGGGTCTTTGACCTCGTTTTTACTGCCAACTCGCGCCATCTATTTAGCGCCCACGGCAGCGGCATGGTGCAGATGTGGGATCTGCAGTCGGAGGCCACCCAGCCGGTGCGCGTCCTTGAGCTGGATAAAAAACTCGATTACACCGTGCAGGCGCTCGAACTGAGCGGCGATGAGCGCACACTGATTAGCGCCGGTCGGTTTTTCAGGCTGTTGCTCTGGGATCTGGACAAACCCGACGCCAGACCGCGCCGATTGCAGCCGCGCGGCGGCCAGAACGACGTCATCTGGAGTGTCGCCCTCTCGCCTAAAAACCCGAATTTGCTCGCCACCGCCGATTCGGCGGGCAACATCACCACCTACGACCTCGCCCGCTGCGCCGACCCGAACGCTACAAAGGCGCCGTTTAAAGGGGCGACCGCCCTGGGCTCCCTGCTCAAAGCCGACCCCAAGGCGCAGGACCGGGCCGTCCCCGTCCAGAGCGCCGAAACGGTGCCTGCGAACGTGCCCGTCGATGTCACCTGCCCGGTGCTCGACCGCTGGTTGGGCCACGGCAGTTTTGCGGTCCGCTCGCTCGCCTTCGGCGGCGACGGCCTGTCGCTGATTAGCGGCGGGGACGATCACCGGGTGATGCTCTGGCAACTGACGCCTAAAGGCACCCGCGCGGCGCGCTCCGTCACCGGCCGCCTGCTGGAGGAGCGCCCCAAAAAGGTCAACGCCGTTGACCTCGGCCGTGACCGCGAGGGGATCATCGGTGTGAGCGGCGGCGACGATTTTCAAGTGTCGATGCGACGAGTGCCCCTGCCGTGATCCAGACTCGCTCCTGCCCGATTGCGCTCATCATGAACCCGCCCGGCCCCCAGCAGGCGACGCCGGGTTCGCAGGTCGAGCTGTTTGTCACCGTGAGCAACCAGGGCGACCAGAGCGCCGTGATCGACGTCTTTATCGACGACTCCGAACGCGACTTGCGCAAGTGGTGCGACTCGCCGCGCCAGCGCCTCGCCCTCGATCCCAAGCAAAGCAGCGAGGTGGCCTTTCGCTTCACCATCCCGCCGCAGGCGTTTCCGGGCATCTACGACTACGCCATCGTCGTGGACGCCCCCGAGCACTACCCGGAGGACACCCCCCTGCAGCGGCCCCGCCAGTTGCAGCTGCTGCCGCGCGACCAGCAGGCGGTGCGCGTCAGCGATCCGACCTTTGCGCTCAAACCCCAGACCACTCCCCAGCAGCCGCTGGTGGTCCAACCCGGTAAACCCCAGATAGTCCAGATCCAGGTGCACAATCGCTCCGACCGGGTCGACCGCTTCAGGCTCACCTGCCCGGATCTCGAAGAGAGCTGGTATTCGGTGCGCTACCAGGTGCCGAGCCTGAGCGGCCCGGGCCTGGTAGACTGCCCCGACGGCCTCGATCTCAACCCCAACACCCGGGGCCAGATTGTCCTGCTGTTCCAGCCTCCGACCGATACCCTGGCAGGCAGCTACTCGCCGACTTTGCGGGTCTATTCCGCCAACACCCCCGACCTGGTACTGCTCGACCTGGTGTATCTGCAAATCCCGACCACCTACGGGCTTAAAGTCGAGATCGAGACGCTACTTGGCAAAGTCACCCGCAAGCCGGGGCGCTTCAAGGTAAACATCGCCAACGAAGGCAATGTGATTCGCGAACTGGGGGTCGGGGCCAGCAGCAGCGAGGAGGACGAGTACGCCGCCTACGAGTGCAGACCTGAGGAGGTGCGCCTCCTGCCGGGTAGAAGTGTCGGCATCGATCTGACGGTCAAACCCAAAAACTGGTGGCAGCGGCCCTTCTGGGGCGAACCCTTCGAGATTCCCTTCAAGATCGACCTCACCGACGCCAAGGCGCTGCCGTTGCCGAAGACACCCCCAAAAGCCAAGCTCGAATGGCTGGCCCGGCCCTGGTGGCAACTGGCGCTGGCCGTTTTGCTGGTGCTGGCCGCCCTGGGGGGGATATTCTATCTGGTCTGGCTGGTGTACTTTCGTGCCCCCGACCCCGTGCGCGTCGAGAGCTTCCAGTCCGACAGCATCCGTTACCTGGAGGCCAACGGCGATCGGATCACCCTCAACTGGCAACTGCGCCACCCCGGCCAGATCCGCAAGATCACAATCAATGCCCGCGCGGGCAACGGCCAGCCAGTCAGCAAACCGATGGAACTGGCCTTCGGCGATCAGCTCAAAGACGTGGCCGACCTGCCCGCCGCCCTCAAGGGCAAATGCCAGATCACCGAGGATCTGCTCGCCTGCCGCAACGTCAAGACCGACGCGCGCAAAGGCGGCTACTATGTCTTCGAGATGAAGGTACTCCAGCGCCGCCGCGACGCCCCGGCGGTCACCACCCAGAGCGATCTCATCGAGATCATCCCCAAGCCCAAACCGAAGCCGCAACCGCTCTCCAAGCCGGTGATCGGCAAATTTACCCTCAACGGCACCGCCGCCCCGGCCAATGTTCCTCTCAAGATCAAGACCGACACCCATCCCGGCGACAAGGTGGCGCTCTCCTGGCAGGTCACAGGCAAAGATGTGAGCGTCGAACTGGAGACCTACGGTACCTTCGGCGCCAATGGTTCGCTGAGTTTGCCGCCTTTTACGCGCGCGGGCCAGCAGATCCCCATCACCCTCAAAGCGGCCAACAAAGCGGGTGAGGTGCGCCGCGGTTTCGTCATCGAGACCTTCGACCCGACCCCGCCGCCCCCGACCCCACCGCCACCCGGCCAGGACGCTGCCAAAAATTCCGGCAAACCCGCCGCCCCGGCCTTCAAAACCGCCCCCGAACCCACCGCCCCCGCTCCCTAATCGCCATGGCCATCGTCTGCTCACAATGCCAGCACGCCAACCCCGACACCGCCCTGAACTGCGGGCACTGCCAGAGGGAAATTGCTGTACTGTGTCTTGAATGCGGCAGCATCAACCCGACACCCTGCCGGTACTGTGGCGAATGCGGCGTCGAGTTGCCCCACGTCGCTTTCGCCCCGCTGCAGCCGGTGGCAACGGCCGGCGAAGCGGCCGTTGCCACGGTCCCTGCTCCGTCGCCTGTTCCTGAGGCGCCCCCCGAGCGGCGTTCCGCCCGCCGGGCTTCTGCGGCGCCTGTCGATCCACCTTTACCCCAGGTTGCCCGCCCCATGGAAAGCCCGCCTCCCCGCCCCAACGCCGGTGCGCCGCCGCCCTTCGCTTCGCCCGGCACGCGCCTGCAGATTGCCACCGCCGTTCTCGTCCATATCGGCAGCGACGAGCGGCTCGAACTGCCGGCGGATCAGCCCCTGGTCTACCTCGGTAAACCCAACGAGGATCTGCCGCCCGATATCGACATCTCCCATCTGCCCGGCGCAGAAGTGGTCTCGCGCGTCCACGCCGCCATCCACTGCAGCGAAGGTGCCTTTGCCCTCGAAGACGCCGGCAGCAGCAACGGCACTTTCTTGAACGGCGAACTCATCAAACCGGGGACGCGCTTTCGCCGTAAGCTCAAAGCGGGCGACATCGTCGCCCTCGGCAAAGCCAACAAGATGAACTTCCGCTTCGAAATCGAAGAGTAAACCGCCCATGCACTATCTGGTCACCGGCAATCGCCAGGCCCTCGACCGGCGCTACCAGGTGGTCGGCCAATCCCCGGCGATTGTCCGGGATCTGTTGCCGGACCAGCCCACCGCCGCACCCGCGGGCCTGCCTGCCGGCTGCCGCCCCTACCAGAGGCTGCACCACTTTCGCTGGGCAATCCCCGAGATTCACACCTGCATGGCGGCCGCGAACGGCGGCGAGCCGTGCGTGCTGTTGGCGCGCGGGCCGCTCGCGGCCGACGGCACCCCCTGGCCGACTTTGCGCCAGGGCTGGGCCACCGCCGCCCCTTTGCAGCAGATTGGCTGGCTGGTCCAGCTGGCCCGCCTCTGGGAACCCTGTGTACAGGAAGGGGTGGCCTCGTCGCTGCTTGCCCCCGACAACATCGGTGTACTCGGTTGGCAGGCCTGCCTGTTTTATTTGAGCGGCGACCTGGCACCGCCGCCACTCGCGGCCCTGGGGCAAAGCTGGCAGGGCCTGGCCCCCCTCAGCCCGCCACTCGCTGCAATCGTGGGGGCACTCTGCCTGGGCCGGATCGCCCGCATCGAGGAGCTGTCCGCCGCGCTCGAAAATCTCGCCGCCGCCAACCCCAGCCGCGGTCCGGCGGGCGTTCTGGGTGCGACTCACCCGGGTAGCCGCAAGGCCAACGAGGACTGTTTTATTCACGGTCCGCTCGGCACCTACGGCATCGTCTGCGACGGTATGGGCGGGCACGAGGGCGGCGCGGTGGCCAGCCGCATGGCCTTGGATCTGCTCGATCGCGAACTGCAGCAACTCAGCGGCCAGACCCAGCCCCTGCCGCCCTTGCAGGTGCGCCGGGGCATGGCCCTGGCCCTCTACCGCGCCAACCAGTTGCTCCTGGAGACCAACCGCCGCCAGGGACGCCAACGCCAGCGCCAGATGGGCACCACCGTCGTCGCCTACTGCCTGAGCGCCAGTCTGCTGCACATCGCCCACGTCGGCGACAGCCGCATCTACCTCATCGACCGGCACCACTGCCAGCAGCTGACGGTGGACGACGACGTGGCCAACCAGGAGGTGAGTTTGGCGCGCACCACCAGCGCCGCCATGCTGCGCATGGACGGCAGCGGCCATCTCACCCAGGCCCTCGGGGTGATCGCCATGGAGTCGCTGCAGCCGACGGTGCAGACGTTTGTGCTGCCGGAGGACTGTCTGGTGCTGCTGTGCAGCGACGGGTTGTGCGACGGGGCGCTTATCGAGCGCTGCTGGCAGACGGTGCTCCTACCCATGCTCACAGGCGATCTCGCCACCGGGGCAGGGCAGTTGATCGATTTGGCTCTTCAAGAACTGGGGCACGACAACATAACGTTTATTCTTTTGAAGTACGCCGCGTAATTTTTTAGCCGCCGTTGAACGTCGTCGAGTTGGATCAGGTCGTCAAGTGCTTCAGTGAGCCCGGCGGCAAGCCACTGCGCGCCGTGGACGCGGTGAGCCTCGCGGTGCGATCGGGAGAATTTTTTTCGCTGTTGGGCGAGAGCGGCTGCGGCAAGACCACGGTGCTCAGGCTGATGGGCGGCTTCGAGCAGCCGGATGGCGGCACGATCGTCATTGCCGGCCAGCCGATGGCGGGGGTACCGCCCTACCGGCGGCCGGTCAACACGGTCTTTCAAAGTTACGCGCTCTTCCCGCACCTGAACGTGTACCAGAACATTGCCTTCGGCCTGGAGATGGAGCGGCTCGCGCGCGCCGAGGTGCGTCTGCGCGTCGAGGAGATGCTCGCCCTGGTGCGCCTGGAGAAACTCGCCGCCCGCAAACCCCACCAGCTTTCCGGCGGCCAGAAGCAGCGGGTGGCCCTGGCCCGGGCGCTAGCCAAACGTCCGGCGGTACTGCTTTTAGATGAACCTTTAAGTGCACTGGATTTGAAGTTGCGCCAGCAATTGCGTCTGGAACTGAAGGCCTTGCAGCGGCAGACGGGAATCACATTTATCTTTGTCACCCATGACCAGGAGGAGGCTTTGAGCTTGTCAGACCGGGTGGGGGTGATGCGCGCGGGAAGGCTTTTGCAGGTGGGTACCGCTGCAGAAATTTACGAGCGGCCGACCAGCCGCTTCGTGGCCGAGTTCGTGGGCGAGACCAACTGGCTGAACGGCACCGTCGAAGCGGTCGAGGCGGGTGTTGTAGCGGTGCTTGTGCCGGGACTTGGCCAGAGCGTTAGAGGAGTGGCGCCGGTGAGGGTGGCGCCAGGGGAGCGGGTAGGGGTGGCAATCCGCCCCGAGAAACTGGCGGTGCGGCCGACGCAAGCGACGAGGGAGCCGGGAGTCAACTGGTTCGCGGCGACTTTGGGGGCGGGACGTTACGAAGGCGCCTTAACCTGGCAAGAGGCAGTGTTGGCCAGTGGGGAACGCTTCGGGTTACGTCTGGCCAACCGCAGCGGCCAGGAAAGATTGCCGGAGGGAACGCTCTGCGCTCTGGAAGCCAGGTTCGAAGACACCGTCGTTTTGCCCACTGTGCAACCGGGAAGCGTTCGTTGAGCGGGTTGCCAACCGAAGCGAAGCACTTGTCGGCAACCGATTACGGAATCATTCCGCATTCGAACATCTTGTTGGTGATTGGCCCGGCGACCTTGTTGAGAAAGGCGGTTCGCGCCTGCGGATCGTCGCGCAGCAGTTGTATTGCTTTTTTCTCCTTGGCCGATGGCGGCTCGTTCTTCTGCGTCTTCAACTGATCGCAGGTGGAGCTTTGATATTTATCAATTACTTTGTTGGCGACCATGTCCATGAGCATGCCCTGGGCGCCGACCACGCTTGGGACCAACAGCGCTGCCACGATCGCGAATAGATAAATGCGTTTGCTCATCACTGACTCCTATCACGTTGATTTAAAAACAAGGACTGCTGGAACGTTGCCCGAGGGCAGAAATTTTACCACTTCCACTATGGTCATTTATCCATTGAGCAGTCTCCCAATTGCAACCAAAAACCTTTCAGTGAGTGCCGAAGCGATTCGGCTATTTTTCAATGCCGGTGTATTTCTTGAAGATCGCCGCGAGCGACTGCTTCGTTCCGTCGTTCAGTGAGCTAACAAAGCTGAAGCGCATCGGCTCTTCTCCCAGCGAGCGGGCATAACCCTGTCCCAGATAGCCGTCATAGCGATCGGCGCCTTCCAGATACTTTTTGAAGAACGCCACGCTCAAAGCATCAAGAGCCCGAAACATCTGCGCAGGCGGTGGTCCAATCATCCAGGCAGGCAGCTGAAAAGCCGAATCGCCGCCGTCATCCCCCAGCGTCGGCGTGAAGTGGGTCGCATTTTTGGCCAGAACCAGATATTTATCCTGAGTCGTCAACCAGTTAAATGGCAGGATCTGTTCGCCGACCGGCCGCGCGAACAGGTCTTCGCTCGCGGAGAGGATCATCGTCGGAATCTGAATTTGGCCAATTCCCCGAGGGCCGGCGACGGCGGCTGCCAAGGGATTGACGGCAAAAACCGCCTTGATGCGCGGATCACGAAGATCCATCGGCTCGAGAGGAGCACTGTCCAGCGTGCACTCCAGCAGCACCGACGGGTTGATGAGCACGGTAATCTGCAGCTCGATATTGCAGATGCGGCGCACGAACTCGTAGTCGATGTTGGCCCCGGCGAGGGCGAGGACTGTGTACCCTCCCCAGGATTGGCCGAACGCCCCGATGCGCGCCATGTCCAGCCGACCCTGCCAGGCGGGATCGGAGGAGAGCTGTTGCAATCGGTCGAGCAGCATCGAGACGTAGAGCGGCCGGGCGACGAACGGGAAGGTGCTGCGGCCGCGCACCGTGCTGCGGCCCTTGAACGCTCGCGCGACCGCTTCGGTATCGGAATCCGGGTGCTCGACGGCTGCCACAGCAATGCCCCAGGAAGCGAGATGCCGCGCCAGATAGGCAAACGTCCGGCGGTTGGAACCAAGCCCATGGGAGATGACCACCAGAGGAGCGGGCTGCGTCAGTCCCTGCGGCAGGTAGATGTCGGCGCCGATCGTAGTCCAGATCGGATCGTCGAACAACGCCAGCGTGCCGCGGCGCGGATTGGCGAAACGCAGGGTCTGCATCTGCCAACTGCGCGGTCCTGCCGCCTGCAAGTCCTCGGCGGGCACGGGGGCATCTGTCGGTGTTTCGGACTGCGCCTGCCGCTCGATGCTCGCGTAAATCTCCCTGCCCTGTTCGATCCCGGTAACCACTGTGTTCGCCAGAGCGAGATTTTGCTGAAGATCCAGGAAAAAGGTATCGAGGGGGTAGTAGCGCAGGAAGTTCAGGAAAGTCAGCCCCTGCGGATCGGCCGCAGCAAGCAACATGGCCGCGCGCAGGGCGTGGAAACTATTGTTGTCTTTATCGGTTCGCAGCTGATCACCGAGACCCTGGAGTACTTTTGTGCCAAGAGGGCCGTAGGTAAGTTCTGAGAGAGCGGCTGGACTATTAAGAGGCGCCTGCTGGGTCAATGCGTCGCGCAGCGCCAGCGAGGGCTGCACCCGTGCAAGGTTGAGCACGTAGGCCAACCGCTCGCTGACAACACCTGTTTTTGAGTATGCTTCTAAATCTGCAACCGGTAGCGAAAAACCGAAAAGACCGTAATTGAAGTAGATGCGTTCGGCCGCTGCAACAGGCACAGCTATCGATACCAACGACACCCACACTATCAACAGCGCTAGAGCACAAAAATACAGTACAGCTTTCAAGGCTTGCACCTAGACACAGCTCAACTTCTTGGCTAATTTTGTTCCAATTCCAAGGATATACAGAAGTTCTGCGATAAGCGCAAATTGAGACATTAAGATACATTACATTGGCTAGACAGGGGCAATCAATATCACTATAAAAGATAGTTGTTTGGTCAATTCTAGGAGATTGATTCTCCTAGAATAAGATTCAATAACAGTGGCACTCTTGCGCTAGCCGCAAAGCCTTCGAGAAAATGATTTTCCCTTTTAGAAAGTTTAGCTTGAGCTAGATTATGCTCAGGCCTGCACTCTTCCGATGCTTGAGAATTCAGTATCGGGAAAATCCTGTGTGTAAATTATTGCAATACCTGCTCAATCGGTCACGCTGAATTGAAGGAGTTTAAAGATGATTTCACTTAGAGACAGATCATGAAGCAGGTTTGGCTGATCCTTCCGTTGCTGGTAGTTTGTCAACTTCCCCTACAGGCCCAAAGCCCTAAACAGGCATCGTCACAACAGACGACCAACGCGGCTGTCGATGCCCAGGTGCGAGAGGCTGTGATCGACAACTGGTTGGTTCCCAAACTCACCAGCGACGCCATCATCACCGTGAACGCAACACTGCTGCCGGGCGGCACCTTGGCAAATCCCCAACTGTCTGTCGGCGGGGTGCAGGGTTCAGAACTGAACGATACGCGGACAAGTTTTCTCAAAGCGCTCTCCGATACCAAAATCAGCAGCAACCAGCCGGTAGGGCCGGTGAGTTTCGAGGTGGAGGCGCGCACGAGGGCGGGTATCGCACGCTGCTATCCGCTTCGGGTTTACCTTCCAACGACTACAACGGACAGCAAAGAAACGATCCCGACCGATCTCGAAGAGACGCTGCAAAAGGCGGTTGTCACGTGGAACAAGATGGCTGTCAGCTACTCCAAGGCCAAAACGCTCCCACCTTATCAATTTGTTGACAGTCCCGAGAAGGCAGAAGTGATCGTCGAAGCCTACGCCAACCATCCGAGCTTCAGCGCCTACTTGATCGATGACTTGACCAAAAAAATTATCCTGCGTATCCCGGTCAAGGTTCTGTACGGCGGAATGGTTTCGACCGGTCTGCGCTGGTGGTCTCCCGGGGCGGTCAAACAGATTGCCTTGTTTGAGTTTGGGCGTCTTTTGGGCTTGGGTCTTTCGAACGTTGCTACCAATGTTCTGTACCCTGATTTTTCGCGTGAGATCCTTACAACCGAGACGCAGGACACCCAGACGAGCGACGTTTCGGTTTATGCCGTGGCTCAGGATGGCGACCCCTACTTTTATCAAGGCGTCGGTACCAAAACAGTCAACAGCAATCAGTTGCAAGCGGTCGACAGTCTGCTACAGAGCCGCGTCTGTCCAAATGCTCCAAAGAATTTATCCGTGCAGGGAATAGCGCCATAGGATTTTTCAGTTGGTGGAATCGGGGTTGCACCGCCATTTCACAACTGGTTGTTGAGGAGTTGGGTTCATGTACAAGCGGCTGGGAGATCTGGTGGTTTTCGTTGCGGTGTTTCAGATCGCGCTGAGTTTTTCCTGTCCGGCAACGGCACTTGCCATTCCGACTCGAATAGCGACGGCACCGGGCGGGCAACTTGCTGCCGTCCAAGAGAGCTTCGTTTTCCCTCGACAGGCACCTTTTTCAGTCTCACGCCTTGAAAATTTGGCAAAAGTGTCGACTTCAGCCCAGTTTCTCAAATCTGGAAAGGGTCTGGATACCCCTGCCGTCGATGGTTTCTCAGCACAGAAAATTTCGCAGGACAGTGCGCCGCCACCCTCTGCAAGCCAGGCCGCCAGCGAAGCAATCGATCCTAGCGAAGACAGCAACCGGTGGCACTTTAAGCTCCAGCCCTACCTGACGATTCCGATCAGCACTTACGGCAATGTAACCGTGGGGGGACGTACGACAAATTACGATCTCGGTCTCGGTTCGTTACTGAGCGCTTTTACGTTTACAGCCAGCGCCCGTGT
Protein-coding sequences here:
- a CDS encoding alpha/beta hydrolase; the encoded protein is MKAVLYFCALALLIVWVSLVSIAVPVAAAERIYFNYGLFGFSLPVADLEAYSKTGVVSERLAYVLNLARVQPSLALRDALTQQAPLNSPAALSELTYGPLGTKVLQGLGDQLRTDKDNNSFHALRAAMLLAAADPQGLTFLNFLRYYPLDTFFLDLQQNLALANTVVTGIEQGREIYASIERQAQSETPTDAPVPAEDLQAAGPRSWQMQTLRFANPRRGTLALFDDPIWTTIGADIYLPQGLTQPAPLVVISHGLGSNRRTFAYLARHLASWGIAVAAVEHPDSDTEAVARAFKGRSTVRGRSTFPFVARPLYVSMLLDRLQQLSSDPAWQGRLDMARIGAFGQSWGGYTVLALAGANIDYEFVRRICNIELQITVLINPSVLLECTLDSAPLEPMDLRDPRIKAVFAVNPLAAAVAGPRGIGQIQIPTMILSASEDLFARPVGEQILPFNWLTTQDKYLVLAKNATHFTPTLGDDGGDSAFQLPAWMIGPPPAQMFRALDALSVAFFKKYLEGADRYDGYLGQGYARSLGEEPMRFSFVSSLNDGTKQSLAAIFKKYTGIEK
- a CDS encoding ABC transporter ATP-binding protein encodes the protein MNVVELDQVVKCFSEPGGKPLRAVDAVSLAVRSGEFFSLLGESGCGKTTVLRLMGGFEQPDGGTIVIAGQPMAGVPPYRRPVNTVFQSYALFPHLNVYQNIAFGLEMERLARAEVRLRVEEMLALVRLEKLAARKPHQLSGGQKQRVALARALAKRPAVLLLDEPLSALDLKLRQQLRLELKALQRQTGITFIFVTHDQEEALSLSDRVGVMRAGRLLQVGTAAEIYERPTSRFVAEFVGETNWLNGTVEAVEAGVVAVLVPGLGQSVRGVAPVRVAPGERVGVAIRPEKLAVRPTQATREPGVNWFAATLGAGRYEGALTWQEAVLASGERFGLRLANRSGQERLPEGTLCALEARFEDTVVLPTVQPGSVR